The DNA region aacagcggtggcgtcaacaacagcggtggcgtcaacaacagcggtggcgtcaacaacagcggtggggtcaacaacagcggtggcgtcaacaacagcggtggcgtcaacaacagcggtggggtcaacaacagcggtggcgtcaacaacagcggtggcgtcaacaacagcggtggcgtcaacaacagcggtggcgtcaacaacagcggtggcgtcaacaacagcggtggcgtcaacaacagcggtggcgtcaacaacagcggtggcgtcaacaacagcggtggggtcaacaacagcggtggcgtcaacaacagcggtagcgtcaacaacagcggtggggtcaacaacagcggtggcgtcaacaacagcggtggcgtcaacaacagcggtggcgtcaacaacagcggtggcgtcaacaacagcggtggcgtcaacaacagcggtggcgtcaacaacagcggtggcgtcaacaacagcggtggggtcaacaacagcggtggcgtcaacaacagtggcaacaacagcggtggcgtcaacagtGGTGGCGTCAACACTGGTGGCAAtaacagcggtggcgtcaacaacagtggcaacaacagcggtggcgtcaacagtggtggcgtcaacagcggtggcgtcaacagcggtggcgtcaacagcggtggcaacatcagtagtggcaacaacagcggtggcaacaacagcggtggcgtcaacaatGGTGTCAtcaacagcggtggcgtcaacagcagtggtaacaacagcggtggcaacaacagcggtggcgtcaacagcggtggcaacaacagcgatggcaacaacagcggtggcatcaacagtggtggccacaacagtggtggcaacaacagcggtggcgtcaacagtGGTGGCAACAACAGTGGTGGCGTCAACAGTGGTAGCAACAACAGTGGTGGCAACAACAGTGGTGGCAATAACAGTGGTGGCAACAACAGTGGTGGCAACAACAGTGGTGGCAACAAAAGTGGTGGCAACAACAGTGGTGGCAACAACAGTGGTGGCAACAACAGTGGTGGCGTCAACAGTGGTCGCAATAACAGTGGTGGCAACAACAGTGGTGGCGTCAACAGTGGTCGCAATAACAGTGGTGGCAACAACAGTGGTggcaacaacagtggtggtgTAAACAGTGGTAGCAACAACAGCGGTGATGACAACAACGGTTGCATCAACAGTGGTTGCGTCAACAGCGGAAGCAAAAACagcagtggcaacaacagcggtggcaacaacagtggTAGTGTCAAAAACAGCGGAGTCATCAACAGCAGTATCAAcaacagcagtggcaacaacagcggtggcgacAACAACGGTTGCATCAACAGTGGTGGCGTCAACAGCGGAAGAAAAACAGCAGTTgtaacaacagcggtggcaacaacagcggtggcaacaacagcggtggcaacaacagcgatGGCGACGACAACGGTGGCTTCAACAGTGGTCGAGTCAACAGCAGTGGCAAAACACACCGGTATCAACAACAGCGgttgcaacaacagcggtggcgtcaactGTGGTGGCATCAAAAGTGGTGGCAACAACAGCTGTAGCGTcaacagcagtggcaacaacagcggtggcgtcaactGTGGTGGCATCAAAagtggtggcaacaacagcggtagcgtcaacagcagtggcaacaacagcggtggcgtcaacagtGGTGGCGTCAACAATGGTGGCATcaacagcagtggcaacaacagcggtggcaacaacagcagtggcaacaacagcggtggcgtcaacagtGGTGCCGTCCACAATGGTGGCAtcaacagcggtggcgtcaacaacggtggcaacaacagcggtggcaataacagcggtggcaacaacagccgaggtaacaacagcggtggcgtcaacagcggtggcaacaacagtggtggccataacagcggtggcgtcaacagcggtggcaacaacagcggtggcaataaCAGCGGTGGCAATAATaacggtggcaacaacagcggtggcaacaacagcggtggcaataacagcagtggcaacaacagcggtggcgtcaacagcggtggccacaacagcggtggcaataacagcggtggcaacaacagcggtgacaacaacagcagtggcaacaacagcagtggcaacaacagcggtggcaacaacagccgtggcaacaacagcggtggcgtcaacagcggtggcaacaacagtggtggccataacagcggtggcgtcaacagcggtgggaacaacagcggtggcaacaacagcggtggcaataaCAGCGATGGCaataacagcggtggcaacaacagcggtggcaataaCAGCGGTGACAAcaacagcagtggcaacaacagcggtggcgtcaacagcggtggcaacaacagtggtggcaacaacagcggtggcgtcaacagcggtggcaacaccagcggtggcaacaacagcggtggcgtcaacagcggtggcaacaaccgCGGTGGTGTCACCAACAGCTTTGGCGTCAACAGTGGTGGCGTccacagcggtggcaacaacagcggtggtgtCAATggcagtggcaacaacagcggtggcaacaacagcggtctcAACAACAGCGGTTGtgtcaacagcggtggcaacaacagcggtggcaacaacaggggTGGCGTCAACAGCTGTGGCGTCAAGAGCAGTGGCAACAACAGCAATGGCGTCAACAGTGGTGGCGTCAACAGCAGTGGCAACAAGagcagtggcaacaacagcggtggcgtcaacagcggtggcaacaacagtggtggcaacaacagcggtggcgtcaacagcggtggcaacaacagcggtggcaacaacagcggtggcgtcaacagcggtggcaacaaccgCGGTGGTGTCAACAACAGCTGTGGCGTCAACAGTGGTGGCGTCCACagcgtggcaacaacagcggtggtgtCAATGGCAGTGGccacaacagcggtggcaacaacagcggtctcaacaacagcggtggcgtcaacagcggtggcaacaagaGCAGTGGCAACAACAGGGGTGGCGTCAACAGCTGTGGCGTCAAGagcagtggcaacaacagcggtggcgtcaacagtGGTGGCGTCAACAGCAGTGGCAACAAGAGCAGTGGCAACAACAGCAGTGGCGTCAACAGTGGTGGTGTCAACAGCGGTGGccacaacagcggtggcaacaacagtggTGGCAATAAAcgcagtggcaacaacagcggtggcgtcaacagcggTGGCCACAACAGCGGTGGCcataacagcggtggcaacaacagcggtgacaacaacagcagtggcaacaacagcagtggcaacaacagcggtggcaacaacagccgtggcaacaacagcggtggcgtcaacagcggtggcaacaacagtggtggccataacagcggtggcgtcaacagcggtgggaacaacagcggtggcaacaacagcggtggcaataaCAGCGATGGCaataacagcggtggcaacaacagcggtggcaataaCAGCGGTGACAAcaacagcagtggcaacaacagcggtggcgtcaacagcgggggcaacaacagtggtggcaacaacagcggtggcgtcaacagcggtggcaacaacagcggtggcaacaacagcggtggcgtcaacagcggtggcaacaaccgCGGTGGTGTCACCAACAGCTTTGGCGTCAACAGTGGTGGCGTccacagcggtggcaacaacagcggtggtgtCAATggcagtggcaacaacagcggtggcaacaacagcgggctcaacaacagcagttgtgtcaacagcggtggcaacaacagcagtggcaacaacAGGGGTGGCGTCAACAGCAGTGGCGTCAAGAGCAGTGGCAACAACAGCAATGGCGTCAACAGTGGTGGCTACAGCAGTGGCAACAAGagcagtggcaacaacagcggtggcgtcaacagcggtggcaacaacagtggtggcaacaacagcggtggcgtcaacagcggtggcaacaacagcggtggcaacaacagcggtggcgtcaacagcggtggcaacaaccgCGGTGGTGTCAACAACAGCTGTGGCGTCAACAGTGGTGACGTCCACagcgtggcaacaacagcggtggtgtCAATggcagtggcaacaacagcggtggcaacaacagcggtctcaacaacagcggtggcgtcaacagcggtggcaacaagaGCAGTGGGAACAACAGGGGTGGCGTCAACAGCTGTGGCGTCAAGagcagtggcaacaacagcggtggcgtcaatGTGGTGGCGTCAACAGCAGTGGCAACAAGAGCAGTGGCAACAACAGCAGTGGCGTCAACAGTGGTGGCGTCAACAGCGGTGACGTCAaaagcggtggcaacaacagcagtggcaacaacagcggtggcaataaCAGCTGTGGCAATAACAGCTGTGGCAACAACAGCAGTGggaacaacagcggtggcgtcaacagtGGTGGCGTCAACAGCGGTGACGTCAaaagcggtggcaacaacagcagtggcaacaacagcggtggcaataTCTGCATTGGCAATAACAgctgtggcaacaacagcggtggcgtcaacagcggtggcaacaacagcggtggcaataacagcggtggcaacaataGCGGGAgcgtcaacagcggtggcaacaacagcggtggcaacaccAGCGGTGGCGTCAaaagcggtggcaacaacagcggtggcaacaacagtagtggcaacaacagcagtggcaacaacagcggtgccgTCAACAACGGTGGCAATAACAGCGGTGGCAGCAACggcagtggcaacaacagcggtggcgtcaacagcggtggcaataacagcggtggcaacaaaagcggtggcgtcaacagcggtggcaacaacagcggtggcgtcaacagcggtggcaacaacagcggtggcaacaacagcggtggcgtcaacagcggtggcaacaacagcggtggcaacaacagtggTGGCCATAACAGCAGTGGCGTCAagagcggtggcaacaacagcggtggcaacaacagtggTGGCAATGACAGCGGTGGCaataacagcggtggcaacaacagcggtggcaataacagcggtgacaacaacaacagttgcaacaacagcggtggcgtcaacagcggtggcaacagcAGCGGTGGCaataacagcggtggcaacaacagcagtggcaacaacagcggtggcgtcaacagcggtggcaacaacagaggtggcaacaacagcggtggcgtcaacagcggtgacaacaacagcggtggcaacaacagctgTTGCAACAACAGCGGTAGCGTAAACAGCGGTGGCGtaaacagcggtggcaacaacagcggtggcaacaacagcggtggcatcAACAGCagtgcaacaacagcggtggcaacaacaacGGTGGCGTCAACAGCGGAGGCCACAACACCGGTGTCAACAACAACGGTGgcgtcaacagcggtggcaacaacagtggtggcgtcaacagcggtggcaacaacagcggtggcgtcaacagcggTGGCATCAACAGTGGTGgcgtcaacagcggtggcaacaacagtggtggcgtcaacagcggtggcaaaaacagcggtggcaacaacagcggtggcaacaacagctgtggcaacaacagcggtggcaacaacagcggtggcaacagcagtggtggcagcaacagcggtggcgtcaacagcggtggcaacaacggTGGTGGCATCAACAGTGGTGGCAACAAttgcggtggcaacaacagtggTGGCATCCACAGCGGTGGcatcaacagcggtggcaacaacggTGGTGGcatcaacagcggtggcaacaacagcagtgacaacaacaacggtggcaacaacagtggtggcaacaacagcgcgGTGGCATCAACAGCGGTGGCAaaaacagcggtggcaacaacagtggtggcaacaacagtggtggcaacaacagcggtggtgtcaacagcggtggcaacaacagtggtgacaacaacagCAGTGGCGTCAACaacggtggcaacaacagcggtggcaacaacagcggtggcgtcaacagcggtggcaacaacagctgTGGCGTCAACAGTGGTGTCAACAACAGCTGTGGCGTCCACagcagtggcaacaacagcggtggtgtCAAtggcagtagcaacaacagcggtctcaacaacagcagtagcgtcaacagcggtggcatcaacagcagtggcaacaacagcggtggcaacaacaacGTTGGCGTCAACAGCggaggcaacaacagcggtgtcaacaacagcggtggcgtcaacagtggtggcgtcaacagcggtggcaacaacagtggtggcgtcaacagcggtggcaacaacagtggtggcgtcaacagcggtggcaaaaacagcggtggcaacaacagtggTGGCGTAAACagtggtggcaacaacagcgctggcaacaacagcggtagcaacaacagtggtggtaacaacagcggtggcaaccacagcggtggcaacaacagctgtggcaacaacagcggtggcaacaacagcggtggcaacaacagtggTGGCATCAACAGTGGTGGCAACAAttgcggtggcaacaacagtggTGGCATCCACAGCGGTGGcatcaacagcggtggcaacaacggTGGTGGcatcaacagcggtggcaacaacagcagtgacaacaacaacggtggcaacaacagtggtggcaacaacagcgcgGTGGCATCAACAGCGGTGGCAaaaacagcggtggcaacaacagtggtggcaacaacagtggtggcaacaacagcggtggtgtcaacagcggtggcaacaacagtggtgacaacaacagcggtggcgtcaacagcggtggcaacaacagcggtggcaacaacagcggtggcgtcaacagcggtggcaacaaacGCGGTGGTCTCAACAACAGCTGTGGTGTCAACAGTGGTGGCGTCCACagcagtggcaacaacagcggtggtgtcaatgacagtagcaacaacagcggtctcaacaacagcggtggcgtcaacagcggtggcaacaacagcagtggcaacaacaggggtggcgtcaacagcggtggcgtcaagagcagtggcaacaacagcggtggcgtcaacagtGGTGGCGTcaacagcagtggcaacaacagcagtggcaacaacagcggtggcgtcaacagtGGTGGCGTCAACAGCGGTGACGTCAaaagcggtggcaacaacagcagtggcaacaacAGCTGTAGCAATAACAGCTGTGGCAATAACAGCTGTGGCAAcaacagcagtggcaacaacagcggtggcgtcaacagcggtggcaacaacagcggtggcaaccacagcggtggcaacagcagcagtggcaacaacagcggtggcgtcaacagcggtggcaacaacagcggtggcaacaacagtggtggcaacaacagcagtggcaacaacagcggtggcgtcaacaacGGTGGCAATAACAGCGGTGGCAGCAACggcagtggcaacaacagcggtggcgtcaacagcggtggcaataacagcggtggcaacaacagcggtggcgtcaacagctgtggcaacaacagcggtggcgttcacagcggtggcaacaacagcggtggtgtcaacagcggtggcaacaacagcggtggcgtcaacagcgttggtaacaacagcggtggcaacaacagtggtggcaacaacagcagtggcaacaacagcggtggcgtcaacaacggtggcaacaacagcggtggcaataacagcggtggcaacaacagcagtggcaacaacagcggtggcgtcaacagcaTTGGCAACAACAGTGGTGGCCATAACAGCGGTGGggtcaacagcggtggcaacaacagcggtggcaacaacagcggtggcaataaCAGCGGTGGCaataacagcggtggcaacaacagcggtggcaataaCAACGGTGACAACAACAGCAgttgcaacaacagcggtggcgtcaacagcggtggcaacaacagtggtggcaacaacagcggtggcgtcaacaacggtggcaacaacagcggtggcaacaacagctgttgcaacaacagcggtggcgtcaacagcggtggcaacaacagcggtggcaacaacagcggtggcatcaacagcagtggcaacaacagcggtggcaacaacagcggtggcgtcaacagtggaggcaacaacagcggtgtcaacaacagcggtggcatcAACAGTGGTGgcgtcaacagcggtggcaaaaaagcggtggcaacaacagtggtggcaacaacagcgtggcaacaacagtggtggtaacaacagcggtggcaacaacagcggtggcaacaacagctgtggcaacaacagcggtggcaacaacagcggtggcaacaacagtggtggcaacaacagcggcagcgtcaacagcggtggcaacaacagcggtggcgtcaacagcggtggcaacaacagcggtggcaacaacagcggtggcaacagcagcagtggcaacaacagcggtggcgtcaacagcggtggcaacaacagcggtggcaacaacagtggtgtcaacaacagcagtggcaacaacagcggtggcgtcaacagcggtggcaataACAGCGGTGGCAGCAACggcagtggcaacaacagcggtggcgtcaacagcggtggcaataacagcggtggcaacaacagcggtggcgtcaacagcggtggcaacaacagcggtggcgtcaacagcggtggcaacaacagcggtggtgtcaacagcagtggcaacaacagcggtggcaacaacagcggtggcgtcaacagcggtggcaacaacagcggtggcaacaacagtggtggcaacaacagcagtggcaacaacagcggtggcgtcaacaacggtggcaacaacagcggtggcaataacagcggtggcaacaacagcagtggcaacaacagcggtggcgtcaacagcggtggcaacaacagtggTGGCCATAACAGCGGTGGggtcaacagcggtggcaacaacagcggtggcaacaacagcagtggcaacaacagtggtggcaacaacagcggtggcaacaacagcggtggcaataTCAGCGGTGGCaataacagcggtggcaacaacagcagtGGGAACAACagtggtggcaacaacagcggtggcaacaacagtggTGGCAATAACAGCGGTGGCaataacagcggtggcaacaacagcggtggcaataaCAACGGTGACAACAACAGCAgttgcaacaacagcggtggcgtcaacagcggtggcaacaacagcggtggcaataacagcggtggcaacaacaacGGTGGCGTCAGCAGCggaggcaacaacagcggtgtcaacaacagcggtggcatcAACAGTGGTGgcgtcaacagcggtggcaaaaaaagcggtggcaacaacagtggTGGCGTTAACagtggtggcaacaacagcggtggcaacaacagcggtggcaacaacagtggTGGAGTCAACGGCGGTGGCAAAAAAAGCGGTGGCAATAACAGTGATGGCGTTAACAgctgtggcaacaacagcggtggcaacaacagcggtggcaacaacagtggtggcaacaacaacagcggtggcgttaacagcggtggcaacaacggTAGTGGCATCAACAGTGGTGGCAACAAttgcggtggcaacaacagtggTGGCATCCACAGCGGTGGcatcaacagcggtggcaacaacggTGGTGGcatcaacagcggtggcaacaacagcagtgacaacaacaactgtggcaacaacagtggtggcaacaacagcgcgGTGGCATCAACAGCGGTGGCAaaaacagcggtggcaacaacagtggtggcaacaacagtggtggcaacaacagcggtgacaACAACAGCGGTGACAACAACAGCGGtgacaacaacagcggtggcaacaacagtggtggcaacaacagcggtggcgtcaacagcggtggcaacaacggTGGTGGCAACAACAGAGGTGATAACAACAGCGGTGACAACGACAGTGGTGGCATCAACAGCGGTGGCATCAACAGCGGTGGCATCAACagtggtggcaacaacagcggtggcaacaacggtggcaacaacagcggtgacaacaacagtggtgg from Procambarus clarkii isolate CNS0578487 chromosome 31, FALCON_Pclarkii_2.0, whole genome shotgun sequence includes:
- the LOC123758878 gene encoding uncharacterized PE-PGRS family protein PE_PGRS54-like, encoding MFGTHSASCRGLIQHQVGDSFSISGGHNSGGNNSGGVNSGGNNSGGVNSGSNNSGGNNSGGNNSGGNNSGGNNSGGNKSGGNNSGGNNSGGNNSGGVNSGRNNSGGNNSGGVNSGRNNSGGNNSGGNNSGGVNSGSNNSGDDNNGCINSGCVNSGSKNSSGNNSGGNNSGSVKNSGVINSSINNSSGNNSGGDNNGCINSGGVNSGRKTAVVTTAVATTAVATTAVATTAMATTTVASTVVESTAVAKHTGINNSGCNNSGGVNCGGIKSGGNNSCSVNSSGNNSGGVNCGGIKSGGNNSGSVNSSGNNSGGVNSGGVNNGGINSSGNNSGGNNSSGNNSGGVNSGAVHNGGINSGGVNNGGNNSGGNNSGGNNSRAVATTAVAITAVATTAVAGGNNSGGNNSGGNNSDGNNSGGNNSGGNNSGDNNSSGNNSGGVNSGGNNSGGNNSGGVNSGGNTSGGNNSGGVNSGGNNRGGVTNSFGVNSGGVHSGGNNSGGVNGSGNNSGGNNSGLNNSGCVNSGGNNSGGNNRGGVNSCGVKSSGNNSNGVNSGGVNSSGNKSSGNNSGGVNSGGNNSGGNNSGGVNSGGNNSGGNNSGGVNSGGNNRGGVNNSCGVNSGGVHSVATTAVVSMAVATTAVATTAVSTTAVASTAVATRAVATTGVASTAVAGGNNSGGNNSGGNNSDGNNSGGNNSGGNNSGDNNSSGNNSGGVNSGGNNSGGNNSGGVNSGGNNSGGNNSGGVNSGGNNRGGVTNSFGVNSGGVHSGGNNSGGVNGSGNNSGGNNSGLNNSSCVNSGGNNSSGNNRGGVNSSGVKSSGNNSNGVNSGGYSSGNKSSGNNSGGVNSGGNNSGGNNSGGVNSGGNNSGGNNSGGVNSGGNNRGGVNNSCGVNSGDVHSVRWQQEQWEQQGWRQQLWRQEQWQQQRWRQCGGVNSSGNKSSGNNSSGVNSGGVNSGDVKSGGNNSSGNNSGGNNSCGNNSCGNNSSGNNSGGVNSGGVNSGDVKSGGNNSSGNNSGGNICIGNNSCGNNSGGVNSGGNNSGGNNSGGNNSGSVNSGGNNSGGNTSGGVKSGGNNSGGNNSSGNNSSGNNSGAVNNGGNNSGGSNGSGNNSGGVNSGGNNSGGNKSGGSGGNNSGGNNSGGNDSGGNNSGGNNSGGNNSGDNNNSCNNSGGVNSGGNSSGGNNSGGNNSSGNNSGGVNSGGNNRGGNNSGGVNSGDNNSGGNNSCCNNSGSVNSGGVNSGGNNSGGNNSGGINSSATTAVATTTVASTAEATTPVSTTTVASTAVATTVVASTAVATTAVAGGNNSGGNSSGGSNSGGVNSGGNNGGGINSGGNNCGGNNSGGIHSGGINSGGNNGGGINSGGNNSSDNNNGGNNSGGNNSAVASTAVAKTAVATTVVATTVVATTAVVSTAVATTVVTTTAVASTTVATTAVATTAVASTAVATTAVASTVVSTTAVASTAVATTAVVSMAVATTAVSTTAVASTAVASTAVATTAVATTTGGNNSGGVNSGGKNSGGNNSGGVNSGGNNSAGNNSGSNNSGGNNSGGNHSGGNNSCGNNSGGNNSGGNNSGGINSGGNNCGGNNSGGIHSGGINSGGNNGGGINSGGNNSSDNNNGGNNSGGNNSAVASTAVAKTAVATTVVATTVVATTAVVGGNNSGGNNSSGNNSGGVNSIGNNSGGHNSGGVNSGGNNSGGNNSGGNNSGGNNSGGNNSGGNNNGDNNSSCNNSGGVNSGGNNSGGNNSGGVNNAVASTVEATTAVSTTAVASTVVASTAVAKKRWQQQWCGGNNSSGNNSGGVNSGGNNSGGHNSGGVNSGGNNSGGNNSSGNNSGGNNSGGNNSGGNISGGNNSGGNNSSGNNSGGNNSGGNNSGGNNSGGNNSGGNNSGGNNNGDNNSSCNNSGGVNSGGNNSGGNNSGGNNNGGVSSGGNNSGVNNSGGINSGGVNSGGKKSGGNNSGGVNSGGNNSGGNNSGGNNSGGVNGGGKKSGGNNSDGVNSCGNNSGGNNSGGNNSGGNNNSGGWWQQQRGGINSGGKNSGGNNSGGNNSGGNNSGDNNSGDNNSGDNNSGGNNSGGNNSGGVNSGGNNGGGNNRGDNNSGDNDSGGINSGGINSGGINSGGNNSGGNNGGNNSGDNNSGGINSGGINSGGINSGGNNSGGNNGGINSGGNNGGNNSGGINSGGNNGGGNNSGGINSGGNNSGGNNSGGRWQQQRWQQQRGGNNSGDSNSGGNNSGGNNSGGINNGGNKSGGVNSGGNNSGGNNSGGNNSGDNNSGGNNSGGNNSGGIYNVGNKSGCVNSGGNNSVGSNSGGITNGGNKSGCVNSGGNNSGGNNSGDNNSGDNNSGDNNSGGNNSGDNNSGGNNSETIATTTVTISATSVTIVATTVTIAATTVTIVSTTVTISAATVTIAATKVTITATTVTIAATKVTISATTVTIAATTVTIAATTVTISATTVTISATTVTISATTVTISAATVTIAATKVTITATTVTIAATTVTFAATTVTISATTVTIAATTVAIAAITATIVAATVTITATTVTIVATTVPISAITVPMDVDPENASTERNAKIQIDDGPAQETKFSGSALEPFNHLFSTCHWSL